One genomic segment of Methylocystis hirsuta includes these proteins:
- a CDS encoding TolC family protein translates to MQYDAIRIRLDSDVAEAWLGLGAVRKTIRIVEQRQVPPACLSVETAASSFQTGTTDLAAVLNAECQLRAVKFELLKLKVDVQARYAELERLAGGSL, encoded by the coding sequence ATGCAATACGACGCCATTCGAATCCGGCTCGATAGCGACGTCGCGGAAGCGTGGTTGGGACTTGGAGCCGTGCGCAAGACGATCCGCATCGTCGAACAGCGTCAGGTTCCGCCGGCTTGTTTGTCAGTCGAGACCGCCGCAAGCAGCTTTCAAACCGGCACAACCGATCTCGCCGCAGTCTTAAATGCAGAATGTCAGCTCCGTGCGGTCAAATTCGAACTGTTGAAGCTCAAGGTGGATGTACAGGCGAGATATGCCGAACTCGAACGTCTGGCAGGAGGCTCGCTATGA
- the ppk2 gene encoding polyphosphate kinase 2, with amino-acid sequence MTENNTSENDAYRKALHKAQVELAKFHKHVIENDRKILVILEGRDAAGKDGTAKRITEHLSPRESRIVALGKLSDQDRRSWYFQRYVPHLPSSGEIVIFNRSWYNRAGVERVMGFCTNEEYEQFVHAVPIYEQLLVHCGVTIIKYYLDISRDEQERRLKRRREDPLRQWKISPVDEKALSHWKDYSQARNEMLLRTHSVFAPWTLVKADDKKSARLNIIRDLLSRCEYAGKGGHGEFPDPNQVFLFDELLLTKGVIIS; translated from the coding sequence ATGACTGAGAATAATACTTCGGAAAACGACGCATACCGAAAGGCGTTGCACAAGGCGCAGGTGGAGCTCGCCAAATTCCACAAGCACGTTATCGAAAACGATCGCAAGATACTGGTCATTTTGGAAGGCCGGGACGCGGCCGGCAAAGACGGGACGGCCAAGCGCATCACCGAGCATCTCAGTCCGCGCGAATCGCGAATCGTCGCGCTCGGCAAGCTCTCAGACCAGGATCGAAGATCCTGGTATTTTCAACGCTATGTGCCACATTTGCCGAGTAGCGGCGAGATCGTGATCTTCAACCGCAGCTGGTACAATCGTGCTGGCGTCGAACGTGTCATGGGCTTCTGCACGAATGAAGAATATGAGCAGTTCGTGCACGCAGTGCCGATATATGAGCAATTGCTCGTCCATTGCGGCGTCACGATCATCAAATATTATCTCGACATCAGCCGTGACGAACAGGAAAGGCGGCTCAAGCGCCGACGAGAAGACCCGTTGCGCCAGTGGAAAATTAGTCCCGTCGATGAAAAGGCGCTAAGCCACTGGAAGGATTATTCGCAAGCGCGCAACGAGATGCTCCTGAGAACGCACAGCGTGTTCGCCCCTTGGACGCTTGTGAAAGCCGACGACAAAAAATCCGCGCGTCTTAATATCATTCGCGATCTCTTATCGCGCTGTGAATACGCCGGCAAAGGCGGCCATGGCGAATTTCCTGATCCCAATCAAGTCTTTCTCTTCGATGAGCTTCTCCTGACAAAAGGCGTGATTATATCCTGA
- a CDS encoding class I SAM-dependent methyltransferase, with protein sequence MALAVGILLAFGLTWWHALAVTALLGCPLVILWGLIFSWSQPEAGSELAPETDGMTIEWIAPFYDRLCTLLGLGRAFRRQILEVAALKAGERVLDAGCGTGVWTRLAAEAVGSSGQVIGFDPGPRMIGIARRNAARDGSGAAFELAAVEKLPFEDASFDLALLSLVLHHLPAEVKRSGLKEIGRVLRPGGRLIIVDLDRSDSVLWRIVLWLLSYVGTSADAFEGKLPIYLREAGFEPVTVEGRWRKSLTLWRAMKPLSSIASVETPAKSTD encoded by the coding sequence TTGGCGCTCGCCGTCGGCATTCTGCTCGCTTTCGGACTCACCTGGTGGCATGCATTGGCTGTTACGGCGCTGCTTGGATGTCCGCTCGTCATATTATGGGGTTTGATTTTCAGTTGGTCCCAACCGGAGGCCGGAAGTGAGCTAGCGCCGGAGACCGATGGCATGACCATCGAGTGGATCGCGCCCTTCTACGACCGTTTGTGCACGTTGCTCGGGTTGGGTCGCGCCTTCCGGAGGCAAATTCTCGAGGTGGCTGCCCTAAAGGCCGGCGAGCGCGTCCTCGACGCCGGTTGCGGAACCGGCGTATGGACCCGTCTTGCCGCCGAGGCGGTCGGCTCTTCGGGTCAAGTCATCGGCTTCGACCCTGGTCCCAGGATGATAGGGATCGCCCGCCGTAATGCTGCCCGGGATGGAAGCGGGGCGGCCTTCGAGTTGGCCGCTGTCGAGAAGCTTCCTTTCGAGGACGCCAGCTTCGACTTGGCGCTGTTGAGCTTGGTCCTCCATCACCTGCCCGCCGAAGTGAAGCGAAGCGGCCTAAAGGAAATCGGCCGTGTCCTTCGGCCGGGCGGGCGGTTGATCATAGTCGACTTAGACCGCTCCGACAGCGTGCTGTGGCGGATCGTCCTGTGGCTGCTGTCGTACGTGGGGACCTCGGCCGACGCCTTTGAAGGGAAGCTACCGATCTATCTGCGCGAGGCTGGGTTTGAACCTGTGACAGTCGAGGGGCGGTGGCGGAAGTCGTTAACCCTTTGGCGGGCAATGAAGCCGCTGTCGTCCATCGCCTCTGTGGAAACGCCTGCCAAGTCAACCGATTGA
- a CDS encoding copper-binding protein has product MQNLPHHRVKLVAVLAASAIAPTLCATKVGAVESAQRLVVAQAADKASGDGVIKGVNATERKLLITHGPIAALNWPGMTMAFGIAPGIDLTGLAPGAKVTFTLSRDAKGLYVIDEIRSVE; this is encoded by the coding sequence ATGCAGAACCTTCCTCATCACCGCGTCAAACTCGTTGCGGTTCTCGCTGCTTCGGCGATCGCCCCCACGCTCTGCGCGACAAAAGTCGGCGCGGTCGAATCCGCGCAACGGCTCGTCGTCGCCCAAGCCGCAGACAAGGCGTCTGGCGACGGCGTCATCAAGGGCGTCAATGCAACCGAGCGCAAGCTCCTGATCACGCACGGGCCGATCGCCGCGTTGAATTGGCCCGGCATGACGATGGCTTTCGGCATCGCGCCCGGCATCGACCTCACGGGCTTGGCGCCGGGAGCCAAAGTGACGTTCACCCTGAGCCGCGATGCAAAAGGCCTCTATGTCATCGACGAAATTCGCAGCGTGGAGTGA
- a CDS encoding efflux RND transporter permease subunit yields MIARLIAWSARNLVLIFVGTAFVVAAGFYALRTLPLDAIPDLSDVQAIVYTEYPGQAPQVVEDQVTYPLTSSMLTVPRSKVVRGFSFFGVSFVYVIFDDGVDIYWARSRVLEYLSAASKRLPAGVTPVLGPDATGVGWVYQYALIAKEMTLAELRSIQDWTIRYGLAKAEGVAEIASVGGFVKQYNVVVDPNRLRALGIPLSKVREVIRASNADVGGRTVELSEFEFVVRGRGYLRGTADLESIVLRVESGTPLLLRDVARIELGPDERRGITELNGEGEVASGIALQRYGANALTVIDNIKSTLAQMATSLPKGVEIVSVYDRSQLIHAAIETLKSTLVEEGVIVALVCVVFLMHMRSALVAIIMLPVGVLMAFAAMKALGLGSNIMSLGGIAIAIGAMVDAAIVMIENAHKHLERAQPDERRIEILIDAATEVGPALFFSLLIITVSFLPIFTLEAQEGRLFSPLAFTKTFAMAAAALLSVTLVPALMVIFVRGKIVPEARNPINRALIWLYQPIIRLVLKAKIATILLALGALALTIIPARQLGSEFMPALNEGALLYMPTTLPGLSVTKAAELLQTQDRIIKSFPEVQSAYGKAGRASTATDPAPLEMFETVIQLKPKDQWRPGMTIDKLTAELDAALQFPGVSNAWTMPIRNRIDMLATGIRTPIGVKIFGRDLAQIENLARQVETVVKRVPGATSAYAERVMGGYYLDIAPDRAALARYGLMIGDMQAIIATALGGETVTTTVEGRERYGVNIRYPRDFRSDPRAIAGEVLIPLPGGGTVPLGEVARVELVRGPTSIRTENGQLAVYIFVDIRDRDLGGFVEEARQAVVDAIEFPPGSYVVWSGQFEYLERARGRMQIVVPVTLLIIFLLLYLNFRRLTETLIVMLSLPFALVGGVWLMWLLNFNMSVAVGVGFIALAGVAAETGVVMLIYLDAAMREVAAKRAAGGKNFTRADLREAIMLGAVERVRPKMMTVVAIMAGLVPILWSTGAGSEVMQRIAVPMIGGMVSSTALTLVVIPAIYALIKGFGLSEKGEVKQELEGTIHAVP; encoded by the coding sequence GTGATCGCCCGCCTCATCGCTTGGTCGGCGCGCAACCTTGTTCTCATTTTCGTCGGCACAGCCTTCGTCGTCGCAGCGGGGTTCTATGCCTTGCGCACGCTGCCACTCGACGCCATTCCCGATCTCTCCGATGTGCAAGCGATCGTCTATACGGAATATCCGGGCCAGGCACCGCAAGTCGTCGAGGACCAAGTCACTTATCCGCTCACCAGTTCGATGTTGACGGTTCCGCGTTCCAAAGTAGTCCGCGGGTTTTCGTTTTTTGGCGTATCCTTCGTCTACGTCATCTTCGACGATGGCGTCGATATTTATTGGGCGCGCTCGCGCGTCCTCGAATATTTGAGCGCGGCGAGTAAGAGATTGCCGGCGGGCGTGACGCCTGTTCTTGGTCCCGATGCGACCGGCGTTGGCTGGGTCTATCAATATGCGCTCATCGCCAAGGAAATGACGCTCGCCGAATTGCGCTCGATCCAGGACTGGACGATCCGCTACGGCCTCGCGAAGGCCGAAGGCGTCGCCGAGATCGCGAGCGTCGGCGGCTTTGTCAAGCAGTATAATGTCGTTGTCGATCCTAATCGACTGCGCGCGCTCGGCATTCCGCTGTCGAAAGTGCGCGAGGTCATTCGTGCGAGCAACGCCGATGTCGGCGGCCGCACGGTTGAGTTGTCCGAATTCGAATTTGTCGTTCGTGGACGCGGCTATCTGCGCGGGACAGCGGATCTTGAAAGCATCGTTCTGCGCGTCGAAAGTGGTACGCCGCTTCTTCTAAGGGACGTCGCACGCATCGAACTTGGTCCAGACGAACGGCGTGGCATCACGGAACTCAATGGCGAAGGCGAGGTCGCGAGCGGCATCGCGCTGCAACGATATGGGGCCAATGCGCTCACCGTGATCGATAACATCAAGTCCACACTCGCGCAAATGGCGACAAGCTTGCCGAAGGGCGTCGAGATCGTCTCGGTTTACGATCGCTCCCAGCTTATTCACGCAGCCATCGAGACCCTCAAAAGCACACTCGTGGAGGAAGGCGTCATTGTCGCTCTCGTCTGCGTCGTCTTTCTGATGCATATGCGTAGCGCGCTCGTCGCCATCATCATGCTGCCCGTTGGCGTATTAATGGCGTTCGCTGCGATGAAGGCGCTGGGACTCGGCTCCAACATCATGAGTTTGGGCGGCATCGCAATCGCAATCGGCGCAATGGTGGACGCCGCCATCGTCATGATCGAGAACGCCCACAAACATCTAGAGCGGGCACAGCCCGACGAGCGGCGCATCGAGATTTTGATCGACGCTGCGACCGAGGTTGGCCCCGCGCTGTTCTTCAGCCTGTTGATCATTACGGTTTCGTTTTTGCCCATCTTCACGCTCGAAGCGCAAGAAGGACGCCTGTTCAGCCCGCTTGCCTTCACGAAGACTTTTGCGATGGCGGCGGCGGCGCTTCTTTCCGTGACGCTCGTGCCGGCGCTGATGGTCATTTTCGTGCGCGGCAAAATCGTTCCCGAGGCGAGAAACCCAATTAATCGCGCGCTCATCTGGCTCTATCAGCCGATCATACGTCTGGTGCTCAAAGCGAAGATCGCCACGATACTGCTGGCGTTGGGAGCGCTCGCGCTTACCATCATTCCGGCGCGCCAGCTTGGTAGCGAATTCATGCCCGCTCTCAATGAGGGGGCGCTCCTTTACATGCCGACAACTCTGCCGGGGCTCTCCGTCACCAAGGCCGCCGAGCTCCTGCAAACGCAAGACCGCATCATCAAATCATTTCCCGAGGTTCAGTCCGCCTATGGCAAGGCCGGGCGCGCCTCCACTGCGACCGATCCAGCGCCGCTCGAAATGTTCGAGACCGTCATCCAGTTGAAGCCAAAGGATCAATGGCGTCCTGGAATGACGATCGACAAGCTCACTGCGGAATTGGATGCGGCGTTACAATTCCCTGGCGTGTCAAACGCCTGGACCATGCCGATCCGAAACAGGATCGACATGCTGGCGACCGGCATCAGGACGCCAATCGGTGTCAAGATTTTCGGCCGCGATCTTGCGCAAATCGAGAATTTGGCGCGGCAGGTTGAAACTGTGGTGAAACGCGTTCCCGGCGCTACTTCCGCCTACGCCGAACGCGTCATGGGCGGCTATTACCTCGACATCGCGCCGGATCGCGCTGCGCTCGCGCGCTACGGCCTCATGATCGGCGACATGCAAGCGATAATCGCCACGGCGCTCGGCGGCGAGACCGTCACAACGACGGTTGAAGGACGCGAACGCTACGGCGTCAACATCCGCTATCCGCGCGACTTCCGTTCTGATCCGAGAGCGATCGCTGGAGAAGTGCTGATTCCCCTACCCGGCGGCGGCACGGTTCCGCTCGGCGAGGTGGCGAGGGTCGAACTCGTTCGCGGCCCAACTTCGATCCGCACCGAGAACGGCCAGCTCGCCGTCTACATCTTCGTTGATATCCGCGACCGCGATCTCGGCGGTTTTGTCGAAGAAGCGCGCCAGGCGGTCGTCGATGCGATCGAGTTCCCGCCCGGTTCTTATGTCGTCTGGAGCGGTCAGTTCGAATATCTGGAGCGCGCACGAGGGCGCATGCAGATCGTGGTACCGGTGACGCTGCTCATCATCTTCCTGCTGCTCTACCTGAATTTCCGCCGCTTGACTGAGACGTTGATTGTCATGCTGTCGCTGCCCTTCGCGCTGGTGGGCGGCGTATGGCTAATGTGGCTCCTGAACTTCAACATGTCCGTTGCCGTCGGGGTCGGCTTCATCGCGCTCGCCGGTGTCGCCGCGGAGACCGGCGTCGTGATGCTGATTTATCTCGATGCGGCGATGCGCGAGGTCGCGGCCAAGCGCGCAGCCGGAGGGAAGAACTTCACACGTGCCGATTTGCGGGAAGCGATCATGCTCGGCGCGGTCGAGCGCGTGCGGCCGAAGATGATGACGGTCGTTGCGATCATGGCGGGGCTTGTGCCGATCCTCTGGAGCACGGGCGCAGGATCAGAAGTTATGCAGCGCATCGCCGTTCCGATGATTGGCGGGATGGTGTCTTCGACGGCTCTGACGCTCGTCGTCATTCCGGCGATCTATGCGCTGATCAAGGGGTTTGGCCTGTCTGAAAAAGGCGAGGTCAAACAGGAGCTGGAAGGAACTATCCATGCAGTTCCATAA
- the merP gene encoding mercury resistance system periplasmic binding protein MerP — protein MKKLAAMIALSAVFSAPAWAASQTITLSVSGMTCAACPITVKKALSKVEGVQATEVSYEKKEAMVTYDDAKTNVEALTKATEGAGYPSELKK, from the coding sequence ATGAAAAAACTCGCCGCGATGATCGCTTTGTCCGCCGTTTTCAGCGCGCCGGCCTGGGCCGCCAGCCAAACGATCACCCTGTCGGTCTCCGGCATGACCTGCGCCGCCTGCCCAATCACCGTCAAGAAGGCGTTGAGCAAGGTTGAGGGCGTGCAAGCAACCGAGGTGAGCTACGAGAAGAAGGAAGCTATGGTGACCTATGACGACGCGAAAACAAACGTCGAAGCGCTCACCAAGGCGACCGAAGGGGCCGGTTATCCTTCCGAACTGAAGAAGTGA
- the merT gene encoding mercuric ion transporter MerT, which translates to MSEQILSEKASDRLSDQPAADRASGRKALAAGGVAAILASACCLGPLVLVSLGFSGAWLGNFKAFEPFRPLFLSAAFVALFFAWRRIYRPAMVCKPEEACAAPQVRSAYKVTFWGVAALVGGSTVFPYVLPLFY; encoded by the coding sequence ATGTCCGAACAGATACTGTCCGAGAAAGCGTCCGACCGATTATCTGACCAACCGGCGGCGGACCGAGCGTCCGGCCGCAAGGCTCTCGCCGCCGGCGGCGTCGCCGCGATCCTCGCATCCGCGTGTTGTCTCGGTCCGCTCGTGCTGGTGAGCCTCGGGTTCAGCGGGGCCTGGCTCGGCAATTTCAAGGCGTTCGAGCCATTTCGGCCGCTTTTCCTCAGCGCCGCCTTCGTTGCGCTGTTCTTCGCCTGGCGTCGCATCTATCGCCCGGCCATGGTCTGCAAACCGGAAGAGGCCTGCGCCGCGCCGCAGGTGAGGTCGGCCTACAAAGTGACCTTCTGGGGCGTCGCGGCGCTGGTCGGAGGGTCGACCGTTTTTCCCTACGTGCTTCCGCTTTTCTACTGA
- a CDS encoding MerR family transcriptional regulator encodes MKQKNGLSIGESSKQSGVNIDTIRYYEKIGVMPVPDRSASGYRLYGADHLKRLSFVRRSRQLGFSLDEIRGLLRLVDGDAYTCAQVRKLTLDHLAEIRRKIADLKRLERVMAEMAAQCSGDRVPECAVIDALFDTRPPAVESSGRQPPMPTATSVMRRR; translated from the coding sequence ATGAAGCAAAAAAATGGGCTCTCGATTGGCGAATCGTCGAAGCAGAGCGGCGTGAACATCGATACCATCCGCTACTACGAGAAGATCGGAGTCATGCCGGTGCCTGATCGTAGTGCGAGTGGGTACCGGCTCTACGGCGCGGACCATCTCAAGCGCTTGAGCTTCGTGCGGCGCAGCCGGCAACTTGGTTTCAGCCTCGATGAAATCCGAGGCCTGCTTCGTCTTGTTGACGGCGACGCTTACACCTGTGCGCAAGTTCGCAAGCTGACATTGGATCACCTGGCGGAGATTCGCCGCAAGATCGCGGATTTGAAGCGGCTCGAAAGGGTGATGGCGGAAATGGCGGCTCAGTGCAGCGGGGACCGGGTGCCTGAATGCGCGGTCATCGACGCTCTTTTCGATACGCGGCCGCCAGCCGTTGAATCCTCCGGGCGTCAACCGCCAATGCCGACGGCAACCTCAGTCATGAGGCGGCGGTAG
- a CDS encoding glucoamylase family protein, whose product MSRSFLNGHSYYGIELPLGPPYGGPWFFCHYSFCGLDPRGLEDVYANYWRQNTHHVRINIEHCVRNPGNHKGYGPSCWGLTASDDPGGYYVHAPGDDKCAHACGSGHVSVQCCKRRAPDEDNGVIAPTAALSSFPYAPEAALRAMRHFYDRLGDRLWGRFGFTDAFSEDADWFSHTYLAIDQGPIVAMIENHRTGLLWNLFMKDPDVQVGLRRLGFQSPHLK is encoded by the coding sequence ATGAGCCGGAGCTTTTTGAACGGCCATTCTTATTACGGTATCGAACTGCCGCTCGGCCCTCCTTACGGCGGGCCCTGGTTCTTTTGCCATTATTCCTTCTGTGGCCTTGATCCGCGTGGGCTTGAGGATGTCTACGCCAACTACTGGCGACAGAATACGCATCATGTGCGGATCAATATTGAACATTGTGTCCGCAATCCCGGGAATCACAAGGGTTATGGACCGTCCTGCTGGGGCCTCACGGCGAGCGACGATCCCGGGGGTTACTACGTTCACGCGCCGGGAGACGATAAATGCGCTCACGCGTGCGGGAGCGGGCACGTCAGTGTGCAATGTTGCAAGCGGCGTGCGCCGGATGAGGACAATGGCGTGATTGCGCCGACCGCGGCATTGTCGAGCTTCCCATATGCGCCGGAAGCGGCGCTTCGCGCCATGCGGCATTTTTACGATAGACTCGGCGACAGGCTTTGGGGTCGTTTTGGTTTTACCGATGCGTTCAGCGAGGACGCCGATTGGTTCTCCCATACCTATCTTGCAATCGACCAGGGACCTATCGTCGCGATGATCGAAAATCACCGCACGGGTCTGCTGTGGAATCTTTTCATGAAGGATCCCGATGTGCAGGTCGGATTGCGTCGGCTCGGATTTCAAAGCCCGCATCTCAAATAG
- a CDS encoding efflux RND transporter periplasmic adaptor subunit, which yields MTRRYVILLLGIAVFAAVFARLVEGRFPWSAPSETPRAIPNVSDGAPASTGPIIYYRDPDGRPAYSLAPKKTSAGKDYLPERASEEVSFEDKPPLVPAARGERRVRFYRNPMGLPDTSSVPKKDSMGMDYIPVYEDESQDASTVTISPGKLQKTGVRSEPVERRTLSVPVRATGRIEFDPRRISIVSLRFEGFIESVEKFVEGDYVRKGQPLMRIYGPNVSSAAAEYVAVLKTRRGEAIEAAGIEAARLRLRNLGLDDDAIAAIARARSVPHHILWRAPQDGHILERTALNGMRAAPGDMLFRIVDHSVVWVLADIAERDIALIAPGQKVDVRPRAYPDRAFKGQVALIYPHLNMETRTARVRIELPNPDGLLRGDMYADVDIAAGGNEKALTVPESAVIDTGKRQVAIVDKGEGRFEPREVKIGRRGEGFVEIKSGVNENERVVTAANFLIDAESNLKAALRALDQGEAGK from the coding sequence ATGACGCGGCGTTACGTCATTCTTCTCCTGGGCATTGCGGTCTTCGCGGCGGTCTTCGCGCGCTTGGTCGAAGGGCGTTTTCCATGGTCTGCCCCTTCGGAGACGCCTCGCGCGATTCCGAATGTCTCGGACGGTGCGCCTGCATCGACAGGGCCGATCATTTACTACCGCGACCCTGATGGTCGTCCGGCTTATTCGCTCGCGCCTAAAAAGACATCGGCCGGGAAGGATTATCTGCCGGAGCGCGCGAGCGAAGAAGTAAGCTTCGAAGACAAGCCGCCACTCGTACCTGCCGCGAGGGGAGAGCGGCGCGTGCGCTTCTATCGCAATCCGATGGGCCTGCCCGACACCTCGTCCGTTCCAAAGAAGGATTCGATGGGAATGGATTACATTCCCGTCTATGAGGACGAGTCACAGGACGCATCAACTGTCACGATTAGCCCTGGCAAACTGCAAAAGACGGGCGTTCGCTCAGAGCCCGTCGAGCGCCGGACGCTGAGCGTCCCTGTTCGAGCGACGGGCAGGATCGAGTTCGACCCGCGCCGTATCTCGATCGTCTCCTTGCGCTTCGAGGGCTTCATCGAATCGGTCGAGAAGTTCGTGGAAGGCGATTACGTCCGCAAGGGCCAGCCGCTCATGCGCATCTATGGCCCCAATGTTTCAAGCGCGGCGGCCGAATATGTCGCCGTCCTCAAAACGCGACGGGGCGAAGCAATCGAGGCGGCGGGCATTGAGGCTGCGAGGCTGCGACTCCGCAACCTCGGTCTTGATGACGACGCTATTGCAGCGATAGCGCGCGCGCGTAGCGTCCCGCATCATATTCTCTGGCGGGCGCCGCAGGACGGACACATCCTCGAGCGGACTGCGCTCAACGGCATGCGCGCAGCACCCGGCGACATGCTGTTTCGTATCGTCGACCATTCCGTGGTCTGGGTGCTGGCTGACATCGCCGAGCGGGACATCGCCTTGATCGCGCCCGGACAAAAGGTCGACGTAAGACCAAGGGCTTACCCCGATCGAGCCTTCAAGGGGCAGGTCGCGCTGATTTATCCCCATCTCAACATGGAGACGCGCACGGCGCGTGTCAGGATCGAACTGCCAAACCCCGACGGACTGCTGCGGGGAGATATGTATGCCGACGTCGACATCGCCGCCGGCGGCAACGAGAAGGCGCTTACTGTCCCCGAAAGCGCGGTCATCGACACGGGCAAGCGGCAAGTGGCGATTGTCGACAAGGGCGAAGGGCGTTTCGAGCCGCGCGAAGTCAAAATCGGCCGACGCGGCGAAGGCTTCGTCGAAATCAAGAGCGGCGTAAACGAAAACGAACGCGTCGTCACGGCCGCAAACTTCCTTATCGACGCCGAAAGCAACCTGAAGGCGGCGTTGCGAGCTCTCGATCAAGGGGAGGCTGGCAAGTGA
- the merA gene encoding mercury(II) reductase translates to MDETPSIKTALAHSFGAAMNHAMPLLARLRHVLGQRLDSEESPASSEPMREKNSVVLQITGMTCGSCASRVEKVLLKAPGVHEANVSYAEGTARVSGDQALDPAALSAAVQAAGFQTVVAKRARGVSVSERRSGKILDRNAKQERWGAPLQVAIIGSGGAAMAAALRAAEDGARVTLIERGMIGGTCVNVGCVPSKIMIRAAHIAHLRRQSPFDEGLGASEPTIDRGKLLAQQQARVDELRHAKYEGILEGNTAIAVLHGEAKFQDGRSLIVRLNEGGESEISFNRCLIATGASPAVPPIPRLQETPYWTSTEALASDTIPARLAVIGSSVVAVELAQAFARLGGKVTILARSTLFFREDPAIGEAVTAAFRAEGVEVLEHTQASNVAFADGEFVLTTGNGELRADKLLIATGRAPNTCGLALEAARVAVNPQGAIIVDTRMRTSAPHIYAAGDCTNQPQFVYVAAAAGTRAAINMSGGDAAIDLRAMPAVVFTDPQVATVGYSEAEAHHEGIETDSRTLTLDNVPRALVNFDTRGFIKLVTEAGSGRLIGAQAVAPEAGELIQAAALAIRARMTAQELADQLFPYLTMVEGLKLAAQTFNKDVKQLSCCAG, encoded by the coding sequence ATGGACGAAACACCTTCGATCAAGACAGCGCTCGCACATTCGTTTGGCGCCGCGATGAACCACGCCATGCCGCTTCTCGCGCGCCTGCGTCATGTCCTCGGGCAACGACTCGATTCTGAGGAATCCCCCGCCTCGTCCGAACCAATGCGCGAAAAGAATAGTGTGGTTTTGCAGATCACCGGCATGACCTGCGGCAGCTGCGCGAGTCGTGTCGAAAAGGTCTTGCTCAAAGCCCCCGGCGTGCATGAGGCGAATGTGTCCTACGCCGAAGGGACGGCACGAGTCAGCGGCGACCAGGCGCTCGACCCCGCGGCGCTTTCCGCCGCTGTGCAGGCCGCAGGCTTTCAAACAGTTGTCGCAAAACGCGCCCGCGGCGTCAGCGTTTCAGAGAGACGGTCTGGTAAAATACTCGATCGAAACGCCAAGCAAGAGCGCTGGGGCGCGCCATTGCAAGTGGCGATCATCGGCAGCGGCGGAGCAGCCATGGCGGCCGCGTTGCGCGCTGCCGAAGACGGCGCGCGGGTCACGCTGATCGAGCGTGGGATGATCGGGGGGACATGCGTCAATGTCGGCTGCGTGCCCTCCAAAATCATGATCCGCGCCGCTCATATCGCGCATCTACGCCGGCAGAGCCCCTTCGACGAGGGCCTTGGGGCGAGCGAGCCAACAATTGACCGCGGAAAACTGCTCGCCCAACAACAGGCGCGCGTCGATGAGTTGCGGCACGCCAAATACGAGGGCATTCTTGAAGGCAATACCGCCATCGCCGTGCTGCATGGCGAGGCGAAGTTCCAAGACGGTCGCAGCCTGATCGTCCGGCTGAACGAAGGCGGCGAAAGCGAAATCAGTTTCAACCGCTGCCTCATCGCCACGGGCGCGAGCCCGGCCGTCCCGCCCATTCCCAGACTGCAAGAGACGCCCTACTGGACCTCGACCGAGGCGCTGGCGAGCGACACAATCCCTGCGCGCCTAGCGGTGATCGGCTCGTCGGTGGTAGCCGTCGAACTGGCGCAAGCCTTTGCGAGGCTGGGCGGCAAGGTGACGATCCTCGCGCGCAGCACGCTGTTCTTCCGCGAAGACCCAGCGATCGGCGAGGCGGTCACGGCCGCTTTCCGGGCGGAGGGCGTCGAAGTGCTGGAGCACACGCAAGCGAGCAACGTGGCGTTCGCGGACGGTGAATTCGTGCTCACGACCGGTAACGGCGAATTGCGCGCCGACAAGCTGCTAATCGCCACAGGCCGCGCGCCGAACACGTGCGGCCTGGCGCTGGAAGCCGCCCGCGTCGCGGTCAACCCGCAGGGCGCAATCATCGTCGACACGCGCATGCGCACCAGCGCGCCCCATATTTACGCCGCCGGCGACTGCACTAACCAGCCACAATTCGTCTATGTGGCGGCGGCGGCCGGCACCCGCGCGGCCATTAATATGAGCGGCGGCGACGCCGCCATCGATCTGCGCGCCATGCCGGCCGTGGTGTTTACGGATCCACAAGTCGCCACCGTAGGCTACAGCGAGGCGGAAGCGCACCATGAGGGCATCGAGACCGACAGCCGCACACTGACGCTCGACAATGTGCCGCGCGCCTTAGTGAATTTCGACACGCGCGGCTTCATCAAGCTTGTCACGGAGGCCGGCTCGGGCCGCCTCATTGGCGCGCAAGCGGTCGCGCCCGAAGCCGGCGAACTCATTCAAGCCGCGGCGCTCGCCATCCGGGCGCGAATGACTGCGCAGGAACTGGCCGACCAGTTGTTTCCGTACCTGACGATGGTCGAGGGGCTGAAGCTCGCGGCGCAGACCTTCAACAAGGACGTGAAGCAACTGTCCTGCTGCGCGGGGTAA